The Thermoplasmata archaeon genome includes a window with the following:
- a CDS encoding Mov34/MPN/PAD-1 family protein, which yields MRVLGFRSERRREAGKDAPATRIKRAVLELILEASKESHPNEFAGQLRARGGTIHELTMLPGTMQGRTSALVNLWMLPIDYSVVGSVHSHPSGSREPSEEDLEFFRKFGSVHIIVGSPYTLSSWRAYDYSGAPVRLEIVE from the coding sequence CTTGGGATTCAGGAGCGAGAGAAGGAGGGAGGCGGGAAAGGATGCTCCGGCGACGCGGATAAAAAGAGCGGTGCTGGAGCTGATTCTGGAGGCGTCGAAGGAGAGCCACCCCAACGAATTCGCGGGACAGCTCCGGGCGCGTGGGGGAACGATACACGAGCTCACGATGCTCCCCGGAACAATGCAGGGACGGACCAGCGCCTTAGTCAACCTCTGGATGCTCCCGATAGACTACAGCGTAGTCGGCTCGGTCCACAGCCACCCCTCCGGGAGCCGCGAGCCCTCCGAAGAGGACCTCGAGTTCTTCAGAAAGTTCGGAAGCGTCCACATAATCGTCGGGAGCCCCTACACCCTGAGCTCCTGGAGGGCCTACGACTACAGCGGGGCTCCGGTGCGCCTCGAGATTGTGGAGTGA
- a CDS encoding PKD domain-containing protein produces MKFSARAPGLIMVALLILTPSLPIPALITHDLAPSKETGARETLPVYINKLSPAPNVDGSWGSGEWSRASALDVSVGGGQCMMYIGFDTGGHRLFIGLDVPSDTSADTLQSEAELALICIDGDNDGVITYTNPTGLPEDVVLPLTYGGPCRDRWAQIFGWNTNYAGWINIDGPSGYPVMWRDAYGYEHTDQMRAGFSGHRFYEYSIDYQRSLGLTPGKDTLFGVNILIRDGNGDANPDTQTRRGALPWNYSGIAGPWALFALAQAPLARIKAPAEGEKFFLDEEIEFDASDTTYDSAKAVTFTWDFGDGARETGKVVHHTYSRVGRYTVTLEVVDSEGLSNLTRVTIEVRERNFAPEILSYYPTNDPVIHEGENLVFSVNVTDENLDVGDELRVNWSVNGSVRKSSLLKGPGSHRSELPLLTSYDGELSAGRYKVEVSIQDSYLGGCELPVLHSWNLTVENTNRPPVIVVALPDTEELEVQEGAEAYFSIEKLDPDGDRMTVLWFVDDMVMGAFRDRDQFIYQPDHNSSGLHRVKVAVTDRELGRAERNWSVNVINVNRPPEINIWSPRDDAVEVYEGKEISFSISPFDPDMDPLSVQWLIDDEPVRGQGSTSFSFAAAYEGEGSAEGSPYTVKAVVRDPGGLAASHTWELTVRDANRPPIPVISEPENGSRFRLGSIVRFRAGESWDPDSNDNNILSFSWDFADGKTASGPEVSHRFTRPGLYQVTLRLRDRLVSSYASVNITITAPVLWVKDIRFEPLARAYKGAQVNITLQIYNTGDAPATGVRVKLLMDGAPLAGLEVARVDPGETAEVLYVWIAEGGNHTFRAVIDPREDIVVPDGSPSERTIFVKARPAPEARAFPAALAGALAGLAAVVVLAVVWAVTRRRRVAAGRAAGEEGPAVEAGAPALIEAETPPSGPPEGLTTAPEAPSTAPAPVPTASPPAPAPAEAPPEPHPPAKEEARCPSCGGASPAAGILCEECVERETAELEKVEAGVRAEAAAIGALSAPKTGQVKGPAPVMKCATCGEPLEEGWRACPTCGTGVGIHIPIREVPTCPTCGEPLEDDWLACPNCGTAIK; encoded by the coding sequence ATGAAATTTAGTGCAAGAGCGCCGGGGCTAATCATGGTGGCGCTCCTGATCCTCACCCCCTCGCTGCCCATCCCCGCGCTTATCACCCATGACCTCGCTCCGAGTAAGGAGACCGGGGCCCGCGAAACTCTGCCGGTCTACATTAACAAACTCAGCCCGGCCCCCAATGTGGACGGGAGCTGGGGCTCCGGGGAGTGGTCGAGGGCTAGCGCGCTGGATGTGTCCGTAGGCGGGGGTCAGTGCATGATGTACATCGGATTTGACACCGGGGGCCACAGGCTCTTCATAGGCCTGGATGTTCCATCGGACACCAGCGCCGACACCCTCCAGAGCGAGGCGGAGCTGGCTTTAATATGTATCGACGGGGACAATGACGGAGTAATCACCTACACCAACCCCACCGGCCTCCCCGAGGACGTGGTTCTCCCCCTCACCTACGGCGGTCCCTGTAGGGACCGCTGGGCCCAGATATTCGGCTGGAACACCAACTACGCCGGTTGGATAAACATCGACGGCCCCAGCGGCTACCCTGTGATGTGGAGGGACGCCTACGGCTACGAGCACACCGACCAGATGAGGGCCGGCTTCTCGGGGCATAGGTTTTACGAGTACTCGATAGACTATCAGAGGTCGTTGGGCCTCACACCGGGCAAGGACACCCTCTTCGGCGTCAATATCCTGATACGGGACGGCAACGGCGACGCCAACCCCGACACCCAGACACGGAGGGGAGCGCTGCCGTGGAACTACAGCGGCATTGCGGGCCCGTGGGCCCTCTTCGCCCTCGCACAGGCCCCGCTAGCCCGAATCAAAGCCCCCGCGGAAGGCGAGAAGTTCTTTCTCGACGAGGAAATCGAGTTCGACGCCAGCGACACAACCTATGACAGCGCCAAAGCCGTGACCTTCACTTGGGACTTTGGGGATGGAGCCAGGGAGACGGGGAAGGTCGTCCACCACACCTACTCCAGAGTCGGCCGGTACACCGTCACCCTCGAGGTGGTGGATTCGGAGGGTCTGAGCAACCTGACCCGAGTCACAATCGAGGTCCGGGAGAGGAACTTCGCGCCCGAGATTCTCTCCTATTATCCCACCAACGACCCCGTCATTCACGAGGGGGAGAATCTGGTCTTCAGCGTCAATGTGACAGACGAGAATCTGGACGTCGGAGACGAGCTCAGGGTGAACTGGAGCGTCAACGGCAGCGTCAGGAAGAGCTCCCTACTCAAGGGGCCCGGCTCGCATAGGTCGGAGCTGCCCCTGCTTACTTCCTACGATGGGGAACTCTCTGCCGGGAGGTACAAGGTGGAAGTCTCTATCCAGGATTCCTACCTCGGTGGTTGCGAGCTGCCTGTACTCCACTCCTGGAACCTGACCGTTGAGAACACCAACAGACCGCCCGTTATTGTCGTCGCCCTCCCCGATACCGAAGAGCTCGAGGTACAAGAGGGGGCCGAGGCTTATTTCTCCATCGAAAAGCTCGACCCCGATGGGGACAGGATGACCGTGCTCTGGTTCGTCGACGATATGGTGATGGGGGCCTTCAGGGACAGGGATCAGTTCATTTATCAGCCGGACCACAACTCCAGCGGCCTCCACCGTGTGAAGGTGGCCGTCACCGATCGCGAGCTGGGGCGCGCGGAGAGAAACTGGTCGGTCAATGTCATCAATGTGAACCGGCCCCCGGAGATCAACATCTGGTCCCCTCGCGACGACGCGGTCGAGGTCTACGAAGGGAAGGAGATCAGCTTCTCCATCTCCCCCTTCGACCCGGACATGGACCCGCTCTCCGTCCAGTGGCTCATCGACGACGAGCCGGTCAGGGGTCAGGGAAGCACGAGCTTCTCCTTCGCCGCTGCCTACGAGGGCGAGGGCTCCGCCGAGGGCTCGCCTTATACTGTAAAAGCGGTGGTCAGGGACCCAGGCGGTCTGGCGGCCTCTCACACCTGGGAGCTAACGGTCCGCGACGCCAACAGGCCACCGATTCCCGTGATCTCGGAGCCCGAGAATGGCAGCCGCTTCCGCCTGGGGAGCATCGTGCGCTTCCGCGCGGGAGAGAGCTGGGACCCGGACTCCAATGACAACAACATCCTGTCTTTCTCCTGGGACTTTGCCGATGGGAAGACGGCCTCCGGTCCGGAGGTTTCGCACAGGTTCACCCGCCCCGGTCTTTATCAGGTGACCCTTAGGCTCAGGGACAGACTCGTCAGCTCCTACGCCTCGGTCAACATAACAATAACTGCCCCGGTCCTCTGGGTGAAGGATATACGCTTCGAGCCGCTGGCGAGAGCGTACAAGGGGGCTCAGGTGAACATCACCTTACAGATTTACAACACCGGCGACGCTCCCGCGACAGGTGTCCGCGTCAAACTTCTCATGGACGGCGCGCCACTGGCTGGACTGGAGGTGGCCAGAGTCGACCCTGGGGAAACAGCGGAAGTACTCTACGTGTGGATAGCGGAGGGGGGCAACCATACCTTCAGGGCCGTCATTGACCCGCGCGAAGACATCGTGGTTCCCGACGGAAGCCCCTCGGAGAGGACGATATTTGTCAAGGCCAGACCGGCGCCTGAGGCGAGGGCATTTCCGGCTGCCCTCGCAGGCGCTCTCGCTGGCTTGGCTGCTGTCGTGGTATTGGCGGTGGTATGGGCGGTGACGCGTCGGCGCAGAGTGGCAGCGGGGCGCGCTGCAGGGGAAGAGGGCCCTGCAGTCGAGGCGGGGGCGCCGGCTCTAATTGAGGCAGAGACCCCGCCGTCTGGTCCCCCTGAGGGGCTCACAACCGCGCCCGAGGCGCCATCCACGGCACCCGCCCCGGTCCCCACGGCATCCCCGCCGGCCCCAGCCCCCGCCGAGGCTCCACCGGAGCCCCATCCGCCGGCGAAGGAGGAGGCGAGGTGCCCCTCGTGCGGCGGGGCGAGCCCCGCTGCTGGAATTCTGTGCGAGGAGTGCGTCGAGAGGGAGACGGCCGAGCTCGAGAAAGTAGAAGCGGGGGTGAGGGCGGAGGCGGCGGCGATAGGGGCCCTCAGCGCCCCCAAAACTGGCCAAGTGAAGGGTCCGGCGCCGGTGATGAAGTGCGCCACCTGCGGCGAGCCTCTGGAGGAGGGCTGGAGGGCGTGCCCGACCTGCGGCACGGGGGTCGGTATCCATATTCCGATTCGTGAGGTCCCCACCTGCCCAACCTGCGGCGAGCCCCTCGAGGATGACTGGCTCGCCTGCCCCAACTGCGGCACAGCGATAAAATAG